The Amaranthus tricolor cultivar Red isolate AtriRed21 chromosome 6, ASM2621246v1, whole genome shotgun sequence genome has a segment encoding these proteins:
- the LOC130815941 gene encoding chaperone protein dnaJ A6, chloroplastic-like, giving the protein MAISPCGTTWTAQWGVRPLLMSRHLLENKFATISSCGPSKFRAIQSLSSSMFSSESVHLLFNVSSARGACYKRGGRFVVRAESDYYSILGVSRNSSKSEIKSAYRKLARSYHPDVNKEPGAEQKFKEISNAYEVLSDDEKRSIYDRYGEAGLKGAASGMGDFTNPFDLFESIFDLGGMGMGMGGRGSRNRATEGEDQVYNLVLNFKEAIFGAEKDIDINRLETCGTCNGSGAKPGTQATKCSTCGGQGQVISAARTPLGVFQQVSTCSSCGGTGEISTPCSTCNGDGRVRRSKKISLKVPAGVDAGSRLRVRGEGNAGQRGGPPGDLFVVIDVIPDPVLKREDTNILYSCKVSYIDAILGTTMKVPTVDGTVDLKIPAGTQPGTTLVMAKKGVPVLNKPNIRGDQLVRVVVEIPKRLSDDERKLVEELANLNKAKAAPNSKR; this is encoded by the exons TGGGCCAAGTAAGTTTAGGGCAATTCAATCCCTGAGCTCTAGTATGTTTTCTTCAGAATCTGTACATCTGTTATTTAATGTGAGTTCTGCGCGAGGTGCATGCTATAAAAGGGGTGGCCGTTTTGTCGTTAGAGCCGAGTCC GACTACTACTCAATTCTAGGAGTATCTCGAAATTCTAGCAAATCAGAAATAAAAAGTG CTTATCGGAAGCTTGCGAGAAGTTACCATCCTGATGTTAACAA AGAGCCTGGAGCAGAGCAGAAATTCAAGGAGATTAGCAATGCTTATGAG GTATTGTCGGATGACGAGAAACGGTCGATATATGACAGATATGGGGAGGCCGGCCTCAAGGGAGCTGCGAGTGGCATGGGG GATTTCACCAACCCCTTTGACCTTTTTGAGTCCATATTTGACCTTGGTGGTATGGGAATGGGGATGGGTGGAAGAGGCTCTAGAAACAGAGCGACTGAAGGCGAAGACCAGGTTTACAATCTGGTACTGAATTTCAAAGAAGCCATTTTCGGTGCTGAGAAGGATATTGACATTAATCGCTTGGAGACCTGTGGTACTTGCAACGGATCAGGTGCCAAACCTGGAACACAAGCGACAAAATGCAGTACATGTGGTGGCCAAGGACAGGTCATCTCTGCAGCACGTACTCCTCTCGGCGTGTTCCAACAGGTGTCCACTTGTTCATCCTGTGGTGGGACCGGAGAAATCTCGACTCCTTGTAGTACTTGTAACGGTGATGGAAGGGTGAGAAGATCAAAGAAGATTAGCCTTAAGGTTCCTGCGGGTGTTGATGCTGGCAGCCGACTGAGAGTTCGAGGAGAAGGGAATGCTGGACAGAGAGGTGGTCCCCCGGGAGACCTCTTTGTAGTCATTGATGTCATTCCTGATCCGGTGCTGAAACGAGAGGACACAAATATTCTCTACTCTTGCAAGGTTTCTTACATTGATGCCATTCTTGGTACAACAATGAAGGTCCCTACAGTGGACGGGACAGTTGATCTCAAAATACCGGCTGGCACCCAACCTGGGACAACTTTGGTAATGGCAAAGAAAGGTGTACCTGTGTTGAACAAGCCCAACATCCGAGGAGATCAGCTGGTGAGGGTTGTAGTCGAAATTCCAAAACGGCTCAGCGATGACGAAAGGAAGCTTGTTGAGGAACTTGCTAATCTAAACAAAGCGAAGGCTGCTCCCAACAGTAAAAGATAG
- the LOC130815939 gene encoding protein NUCLEAR FUSION DEFECTIVE 6, mitochondrial-like isoform X1 codes for MATFAAARSLLRSSSTTARSALPRFSTTIKPKSNPFSHSFQLPRKPSRIFRSPVELSCCVESLLPYHTATASALLTSMLSVAPSGYGWTPEDCNDDV; via the exons ATGGCTACCTTCGCTGCTGCACGTTCTCTTCTACGTTCCTCTTCTACCACCGCAAGATCCGCCCTTCCTCGTTTCTCCACCACTATTAAACCGAAATCCAATCCATTTTCTCACTCCTTTCAACTTCCCAGAAAACCTTCTCGCATTTTCAG atcTCCTGTTGAATTGAGTTGCTGTGTTGAATCATTGTTACCTTATCACACAGCTACGGCTTCTGCTTTGCTCACTTCCATGCTTTCTGTTGCTCCTTCCGGCTATGGTTGGACTCCTGAAG ATTGCAATGATGACGTATGA
- the LOC130815939 gene encoding protein NUCLEAR FUSION DEFECTIVE 6, mitochondrial-like isoform X2, with protein sequence MATFAAARSLLRSSSTTARSALPRFSTTIKPKSNPFSHSFQLPRKPSRIFRSPVELSCCVESLLPYHTATASALLTSMLSVAPSGYGWTPEGP encoded by the exons ATGGCTACCTTCGCTGCTGCACGTTCTCTTCTACGTTCCTCTTCTACCACCGCAAGATCCGCCCTTCCTCGTTTCTCCACCACTATTAAACCGAAATCCAATCCATTTTCTCACTCCTTTCAACTTCCCAGAAAACCTTCTCGCATTTTCAG atcTCCTGTTGAATTGAGTTGCTGTGTTGAATCATTGTTACCTTATCACACAGCTACGGCTTCTGCTTTGCTCACTTCCATGCTTTCTGTTGCTCCTTCCGGCTATGGTTGGACTCCTGAAG GGCCTTGA
- the LOC130815938 gene encoding meiotic recombination protein SPO11-2: MELFQSSLLFSHQQLSYADILSPSQVRARIEVAVLNFLKVLNSTKPEISDLPLTNRNLKNTNVYRGLMSDDNSHIFLSHSFSKRSLTREHASKSFVRVWKVMEMCYQILVEEKRVTQRELFYKLLCSSSEFFSSQIQVNRTIQDVVALLHCSRYSLGVMASTRGLIAGRLLLQEPNKEVVDCSLCGSSGHPISSDISMLESLTMKTDARYIIVIEKHAIFQRLVEDCFFNQVPSILITAKGYPDLATRFLLHKLTKAFPNLPVLALVDWNPAGLGILCTFKYGSIGMGLEAYRYACNVRWLGVRGDDLQLIPEESMVPLKPKDRQIAKSLTSLEILPSEYQEELSLMIQSGHRAEIEALYYRGYDFLGKYLAKKIVQANYI, translated from the exons ATGGAGCTCTTTCAATCCTCTCTACTATTCTCCCATCAACAACTTTCTTATGCCGACATTCTTTCTCCTTCTCAG GTACGAGCTAGAATCGAAGTAGCAGTGTTAAATTTTCTCAAAGTATTGAACTCTACGAAACCAGAAATCTCCGATCTTCCATTG ACGAATCGAAATTTGAAGAACACGAATGTTTATAGAGGTTTAATGAGTGATGATAATTCACACATTTTTCTCTCTCATTCATTCTCTAAACGGTCGTTGACGCGAGAACATGCTTCCAAATCGTTTGTTAGAG TGTGGAAAGTAATGGAAATGTGTTATCAGATTCTGGTGGAGGAGAAGAGAGTTACGCAACGAGAACTGTTTTATAAGCTGCTTTGTAGTTCATCTGAATTCTTTAGCTCTCAAATTCAGGTTAATAGAACTATTCAAG ATGTGGTTGCATTGCTTCATTGCAGCAGATATAGTCTTGGGGTCATGGCTTCGACAAGGGGGCTCATTGCTGGCCGGCTACTGCTACAG GagccaaataaagaggttgTGGACTGTTCACTTTGTGGGTCTTCAGGACATCCTATCTCGAGCGACATAAGCATGCTGGAGTCACTCACAATGAAAACAGATGCACGATACATTATTGTTATAGAGAAG CATGCTATATTCCAACGATTGGTCGAAGATTGCTTCTTTAACCAAGTACCAAGCATTCTTATCACAGCCAAAGGTTACCCAGATTTAGCTACAAG GTTTCTTCTTCATAAGTTGACCAAAGCTTTTCCTAATTTGCCTGTTTTGGCTCTGGTTGATTG GAATCCTGCTGGTTTAGGTATTCTGTGTACCTTCAAGTATGGAAGCATTGGGATGGGACTGGAGGCATACAGATATG CTTGTAATGTGAGATGGTTAGGAGTAAGAGGAGATGATCTCCAGCTAATACCAGAGGAATCTATGGTCCCATTGAAGCCAAAGGACAGGCAGATTGCTAAAAGCCTCACATCTTTGGAGATACTTCCG AGTGAGTACCAGGAGGAATTATCATTGATGATCCAAAGCGGTCATAGAGCAGAAATTGAAGCTCTCTATTATCGTGGATATGACTTCCTTGGAAAATATTTGGCAAAGAAAATAGTCCAGGCCAATTACATATAG